In the genome of Coraliomargarita algicola, one region contains:
- a CDS encoding LptF/LptG family permease, giving the protein MSLIDRYVLKEWLIGFTLTMGVIIGILILQNMYDSLPDLLDTDASFQQILFYYSLALPSYLPAILPIALLVSLLFTLGTLHRNNEIIAMRASGASLFRISRSLWGAGLLLTALLFYLTASVIPKSVEQSRTFFDNLEFAADEVEQDAREVGLIYNLGFDNLKDGRLWFMNRFSERAWLGLGVNVHSRDQSGQELSRISASEAYFDNTQGSWVFINGRELMLDPETGDPLRALTFKEKKFEDFDEDPTLMLALHKKPKELSLNELKRIIDTVTPEENPSVRAYLVQYYSLLAAPFSCLVVVGIAVPFAVAGVRTNPMIGVSKAMGFFAIFYVLMSVASILGERQLVSAMLAAWIPNLVMLALSARLFIKAR; this is encoded by the coding sequence ATGTCTTTGATTGATCGCTATGTTTTGAAGGAATGGCTTATTGGTTTCACGCTCACAATGGGCGTGATTATCGGTATTCTGATTCTGCAGAACATGTATGACTCCTTGCCCGACTTGCTGGATACCGATGCCAGTTTTCAGCAAATACTTTTTTATTACAGTCTGGCTTTGCCGAGTTATTTACCTGCTATTTTGCCCATCGCATTACTGGTATCGCTACTGTTTACGCTTGGCACCTTACACCGGAATAATGAAATCATCGCGATGCGTGCATCCGGGGCGAGCCTCTTCCGGATCAGTCGCTCCCTGTGGGGCGCTGGCCTGCTGCTCACTGCCTTGCTGTTTTACCTGACCGCTTCGGTCATTCCGAAATCGGTGGAGCAGTCGCGCACATTTTTTGATAATCTTGAGTTTGCGGCCGATGAAGTGGAGCAGGATGCGCGCGAGGTGGGGCTGATTTACAATCTTGGATTTGATAACCTCAAAGATGGGCGTTTGTGGTTTATGAATCGCTTCAGTGAGCGGGCTTGGCTGGGGCTGGGGGTGAACGTGCACAGTCGTGATCAGTCCGGGCAAGAGCTCAGCCGCATTTCAGCCAGTGAGGCCTATTTCGATAATACTCAAGGCAGTTGGGTCTTTATCAATGGGCGTGAGCTGATGCTGGACCCCGAGACGGGCGATCCGTTGCGTGCACTTACGTTTAAAGAAAAGAAGTTCGAGGACTTTGACGAAGATCCCACGCTCATGCTGGCGCTGCATAAGAAGCCCAAGGAGCTCTCGCTCAACGAATTGAAGCGTATAATAGATACCGTAACGCCAGAGGAGAATCCGTCTGTGCGTGCCTACTTGGTGCAGTATTATTCCTTGTTGGCGGCACCTTTCAGTTGCTTGGTCGTGGTTGGCATTGCGGTGCCATTTGCGGTTGCGGGCGTTCGCACGAATCCTATGATTGGTGTCTCCAAGGCGATGGGGTTCTTTGCGATTTTTTATGTCTTAATGAGCGTCGCATCGATTCTGGGAGAGCGTCAGCTCGTTTCCGCGATGCTGGCCGCATGGATTCCGAATTTAGTGATGCTGGCGCTGTCAGCCCGCTTGTTTATTAAGGCTCGCTGA
- a CDS encoding DUF2254 domain-containing protein, whose protein sequence is MNKSLFLLLFRRITQSFWFIPAGLFLSAICIAFLLTGTDHLLGLHQRLQNFEWLVASSPDGARAVLSTIAGSMITVAGVLISTTIVVLTLASQQYGPRLVKNFIEDRPSQIVIGSFAACFIYSILIMRNIHSGEVEFVPHLSILVAVVAAVVCIGMMIYFIHHISVTIQVQSILERVHEDLSGLVHDIFPENLSKPLDTPAVVLEQEAVAASLQAKIASPITTPKPGYLQAVRSDRLLELAQTHALIVKLHVQPGTFLLQNEHVCQAFADEALCEDTAETLLSCFVFGRFPTSEQDLTFPIKQLEEMAIRALSPGINDPHTAIECIDYLATSLRAIAQRPFPSNYRADAEGALRLITPKHDFEKILRTAFQQIHHYGREDVNVVSRIFMALQKIGDDPALDGARRDSLTKFAKELLDKSEACASCEGDKQQIREAYQAAVKTHLTEIPV, encoded by the coding sequence ATGAACAAATCTCTGTTTCTGCTGCTCTTTCGACGAATCACCCAATCGTTTTGGTTTATTCCTGCCGGCCTCTTTCTCTCAGCGATTTGTATCGCCTTCCTACTCACAGGCACAGACCACCTCCTAGGACTCCACCAGCGGCTCCAGAACTTCGAATGGCTCGTTGCCAGCAGCCCGGATGGTGCACGTGCGGTGCTCTCGACGATCGCAGGCTCGATGATCACTGTCGCGGGCGTGTTGATTTCGACCACCATCGTGGTGCTCACCCTCGCCTCGCAGCAGTATGGTCCCCGCTTAGTAAAAAACTTTATAGAAGACCGCCCCAGCCAGATTGTGATCGGCTCATTTGCCGCCTGCTTCATATACAGCATTCTCATTATGCGCAACATTCACTCCGGCGAGGTGGAGTTCGTGCCGCACCTATCCATCCTGGTCGCGGTGGTTGCCGCTGTCGTGTGTATCGGGATGATGATTTATTTCATCCATCACATCTCTGTCACAATTCAAGTGCAGTCCATTCTAGAGCGCGTGCACGAAGACCTCAGTGGATTGGTGCATGACATTTTCCCAGAGAACCTATCAAAGCCATTGGATACGCCAGCTGTAGTGCTGGAGCAAGAGGCCGTCGCGGCCAGCCTGCAAGCTAAGATCGCGAGCCCCATCACCACCCCCAAGCCCGGCTACTTACAGGCTGTTCGTAGTGATCGCTTGCTAGAACTGGCGCAAACGCACGCTCTCATCGTCAAACTGCACGTTCAGCCCGGCACGTTCCTACTCCAAAACGAGCATGTCTGCCAAGCCTTCGCCGACGAAGCACTTTGCGAGGACACTGCCGAAACTTTACTCAGCTGTTTCGTGTTTGGCCGCTTTCCAACCAGTGAGCAGGACTTGACCTTTCCAATCAAGCAATTGGAAGAGATGGCGATACGGGCGCTGTCCCCCGGCATCAACGATCCACACACCGCAATCGAGTGCATCGATTACCTCGCCACATCACTACGGGCAATCGCCCAGCGACCATTCCCGTCGAACTATCGAGCCGATGCGGAAGGAGCACTGCGCCTCATCACGCCCAAGCACGATTTCGAAAAAATCCTGCGGACCGCATTTCAACAGATCCACCATTATGGTCGCGAAGATGTCAATGTGGTGAGCCGAATCTTCATGGCTTTACAAAAAATTGGCGACGATCCTGCGCTCGATGGAGCACGTCGGGACAGTCTGACCAAGTTTGCCAAAGAACTGCTGGATAAAAGCGAGGCCTGCGCCAGCTGCGAAGGCGACAAACAACAGATCCGAGAGGCCTATCAGGCCGCGGTGAAGACACATTTAACTGAGATACCCGTTTAA
- a CDS encoding sodium-dependent transporter codes for MVKRIKESWNSRLGVILAVAGSAVGLGNFLRFPGQAAEYGGGAFMLAYFISFLLIGLPICWAEWIMGRHGGQAGFNSCPGIFNYITRHPAFKYVGVIGVLIPVIIYMYYVYIEAWCLGYAVNFLTGDMDFATVEQSGEFWGNFIGIGADGSALGFGLQQVGFYLLLVFLLNFILIYRGISKGIELFCKYAMPTLVFIAFIILLRVLTLGTPDAEHPARNVSNGLGFMWNPVKHVVELKDETGEWIVDREVVDEQRLAAVNAAAANSETMRVRHISMRQQLLNPQLWLAAAGQIFFSLSVGFGVIITYSSYMSKNDDVVLSGLAATSANEFCEVALGGLITLPAAVTFLGVAGVAGMGTFGLGFNVLPMVFANMAFGEIFGFLFFFLLFLAAVTSSLSMLQPGIAFLEEAMKINRKQSVALLGLITAIGCGFVVYFSKDVKALDTMDFWVGTFLIFILATMQIIIFGWMLGAEKGLELSHQGAAIRIPRFFTFVMKYVSPSLLLIIFALWMATNIFGVNLSTGEAHYSSYVVDLFIEPNTVARLSVGLILLVAALFTIITVINPGYKNLKKGK; via the coding sequence ATGGTTAAACGAATCAAAGAATCCTGGAACTCGCGACTCGGTGTCATTTTAGCGGTCGCGGGTAGTGCCGTGGGGCTGGGCAATTTCCTACGCTTCCCCGGACAAGCAGCGGAATACGGCGGTGGTGCCTTCATGTTGGCCTACTTTATCTCTTTTCTCCTAATCGGGCTGCCCATCTGTTGGGCGGAATGGATCATGGGCCGCCATGGCGGACAGGCTGGCTTTAATTCATGCCCAGGCATCTTCAACTACATCACCCGTCATCCGGCCTTCAAATACGTCGGCGTGATCGGGGTGTTGATTCCGGTAATCATCTACATGTATTATGTGTATATCGAAGCCTGGTGCCTCGGCTATGCAGTCAATTTTCTAACGGGAGACATGGACTTCGCCACAGTCGAGCAATCCGGCGAATTCTGGGGCAATTTCATCGGCATCGGCGCAGACGGCAGTGCGCTGGGCTTTGGCCTGCAGCAAGTAGGATTTTACCTCCTACTGGTGTTCCTTTTGAACTTTATTCTGATTTATCGCGGCATCTCCAAGGGGATTGAATTGTTCTGCAAATATGCGATGCCAACCCTGGTATTCATCGCGTTCATCATTCTGCTACGGGTATTGACACTGGGCACCCCAGACGCCGAGCACCCCGCGCGTAACGTAAGTAACGGCTTGGGCTTCATGTGGAACCCGGTCAAACACGTGGTCGAACTCAAAGACGAGACCGGAGAGTGGATCGTAGATCGCGAGGTCGTCGACGAACAGCGCCTGGCCGCCGTGAACGCCGCCGCTGCCAATAGCGAGACCATGCGCGTGCGCCATATTTCAATGCGCCAACAATTACTCAACCCACAGCTGTGGTTAGCGGCGGCGGGACAAATCTTCTTCTCTCTCTCGGTGGGCTTTGGCGTAATCATCACCTACTCCAGCTATATGTCGAAAAACGACGACGTGGTGCTCAGTGGCCTGGCGGCCACCAGTGCCAACGAGTTTTGTGAAGTCGCCTTGGGTGGACTGATCACCCTGCCTGCGGCGGTCACTTTTCTCGGCGTCGCTGGCGTCGCGGGCATGGGCACCTTCGGACTAGGCTTTAATGTGCTACCAATGGTCTTTGCCAATATGGCTTTTGGCGAAATATTTGGCTTTCTGTTTTTCTTCCTGCTGTTCCTCGCAGCTGTTACCAGCTCGCTGTCCATGCTACAACCGGGCATCGCGTTCCTAGAAGAAGCGATGAAAATCAACCGCAAACAATCGGTCGCACTACTGGGTTTGATCACAGCGATCGGCTGCGGCTTCGTCGTCTACTTCAGTAAAGATGTGAAAGCGCTCGACACCATGGACTTCTGGGTCGGCACTTTCCTGATCTTCATACTCGCGACCATGCAAATCATTATTTTTGGCTGGATGCTGGGAGCCGAGAAAGGCCTGGAATTATCGCATCAAGGTGCCGCCATCCGTATCCCACGCTTTTTCACGTTTGTGATGAAATATGTCAGCCCAAGTTTGCTACTAATCATTTTTGCGCTGTGGATGGCCACAAATATATTTGGGGTCAATCTCAGCACCGGCGAAGCCCATTATAGTAGCTATGTAGTCGATCTTTTTATAGAGCCCAATACCGTGGCACGCTTAAGTGTAGGACTGATCTTACTCGTAGCGGCGCTATTTACCATAATCACCGTAATCAACCCTGGCTACAAAAACCTTAAGAAGGGAAAATAA
- a CDS encoding class I SAM-dependent rRNA methyltransferase — protein MENLTSIQLTGAAQGAGHPWVSLEALSGPLPEAPCVATLLDVSGQVLGSGLFDPRDPSAAWRRFSYAEGAHFDGAYLAGAINDALARRSDEHCQRLICSDADYLPGLEVELYDGVLTVTSTHPVVDAVMDAIVESLKEACEPKEIVFLKPGTAQTLSGQNLKARWIEIDGIAYRIDLLNTEKPRFYLDQREQHALVGSLCEGRTVLDGYAHSGAFALQAARNGAEHVVAVDCSEICIKAIGAQAQKNNCFVETIDADVAAFLAERGVGDLDAIILDPPHTEAFDAVRVEALHTSAFTCLPEGGLLATYCRSTTTTAAAFEAVVAQAASAAGREARIFARTAQPFDFPVLLNFPESRYLKGLILQVE, from the coding sequence ATGGAAAATTTAACTAGTATTCAACTGACTGGGGCCGCTCAAGGCGCGGGGCACCCGTGGGTTTCGTTGGAGGCACTCTCTGGCCCGTTGCCGGAAGCTCCCTGTGTGGCGACCTTACTCGATGTTTCTGGTCAAGTGCTTGGAAGCGGTCTGTTCGATCCCCGTGATCCGTCGGCTGCATGGCGACGTTTCAGCTATGCCGAAGGGGCACATTTTGACGGTGCCTATCTCGCGGGCGCGATCAACGATGCGCTGGCCCGCCGCAGCGATGAGCATTGCCAGCGTCTGATCTGCTCGGATGCCGACTATTTGCCCGGTCTCGAAGTGGAGCTATACGACGGGGTGCTCACGGTGACTTCGACGCACCCAGTTGTGGATGCTGTGATGGATGCGATTGTGGAGTCGCTGAAGGAAGCCTGTGAGCCGAAGGAAATTGTATTTTTGAAGCCGGGGACCGCACAGACTTTGAGCGGGCAAAATCTTAAAGCACGCTGGATCGAGATCGACGGCATCGCCTATCGGATCGATCTGCTCAACACGGAAAAGCCGCGTTTTTATCTGGATCAGCGTGAGCAACACGCCCTCGTCGGCAGCTTGTGTGAAGGTCGTACGGTGCTGGATGGCTACGCACACAGCGGTGCCTTTGCACTACAAGCGGCACGCAATGGAGCCGAGCACGTGGTGGCGGTCGATTGCTCGGAAATTTGCATTAAAGCAATCGGTGCGCAGGCGCAAAAGAACAACTGTTTTGTGGAAACCATCGATGCCGATGTGGCTGCATTTTTGGCAGAGCGTGGTGTCGGCGATTTGGATGCGATTATTCTCGATCCGCCACATACGGAAGCTTTCGATGCTGTTCGGGTAGAGGCGCTGCATACCAGTGCATTTACTTGTCTGCCGGAGGGCGGGCTGCTGGCGACTTACTGTCGCTCTACCACGACCACGGCTGCTGCATTCGAAGCCGTGGTGGCGCAGGCAGCGAGTGCTGCGGGGCGCGAAGCCCGCATCTTTGCCCGCACCGCACAGCCTTTCGATTTTCCTGTTTTGTTGAACTTTCCTGAGAGCCGCTACCTCAAAGGTTTAATACTGCAGGTCGAGTGA
- a CDS encoding Hpt domain-containing protein, with translation MSEAPKINHVHYDENSLILDREQLDMLIMGDEDEIDQALAAELFDLFANESAAKLELLPEVCAQGDVLQLRNIVHFIAGSAGNMGLARLASFYRGIEQAIDEKQLTDISQIEATIRLEFETARDVFRDAFNL, from the coding sequence ATGTCTGAAGCACCAAAAATCAATCACGTCCACTATGACGAGAACAGTCTTATATTAGACCGAGAGCAGCTTGATATGCTGATTATGGGGGACGAAGATGAAATCGATCAGGCGCTGGCGGCTGAGCTATTTGACCTGTTTGCCAATGAGAGTGCTGCCAAGCTGGAGTTGTTGCCAGAAGTTTGTGCGCAGGGCGATGTATTGCAGTTACGCAATATCGTGCACTTTATCGCAGGCAGTGCGGGGAATATGGGGCTGGCACGCTTGGCATCTTTCTATCGCGGGATCGAGCAAGCGATCGATGAGAAGCAACTGACTGACATCTCTCAAATTGAGGCGACCATTCGGCTTGAGTTTGAAACTGCCCGCGACGTCTTTCGAGATGCTTTTAATTTGTGA